One part of the Acinetobacter sp. XS-4 genome encodes these proteins:
- the glmU gene encoding bifunctional UDP-N-acetylglucosamine diphosphorylase/glucosamine-1-phosphate N-acetyltransferase GlmU yields MSTTVIILAAGKGTRMRSQLPKVLQPLAGRPLLGHVIQTAKQLQAKNIITIYGHGGDRVQQTFAQENVQWVEQAEQLGTGHAVQMTLPVLPKEGVSLILSGDVPCINANTLQKLLDASTQTGIGLVTLTVDDATGYGRIVRQDGKIQAIVEHKDANEAQRQIKEFNTGIYCVSNAKLHEWLPKLSNENAQGEYYLTDIVAMAIADGLEVASVEPELAFEVEGVNDRLQLAALERQFQQEQVKKLMQQGVMFFDPARFDLRGSVKVGQDVRIDINVIIEGECELGDFVEIGAGCILKNTKIAAGTKVQAYSVFDGAVVGENAQIGPFARLRPGAKLANEVHIGNFVEVKNTSIGLGSKANHFTYLGDAEIGAESNIGAGTITCNYDGANKHKTTIGDAVFIGSNSSLVAPVTIGNGATVGAGSVITKDVAEQSLSFERAQQISKANYQRPQKVKK; encoded by the coding sequence ATGTCAACTACTGTCATTATTCTTGCTGCTGGCAAAGGAACGCGTATGCGTTCTCAGCTTCCTAAAGTATTACAACCTTTAGCAGGTCGCCCACTATTAGGGCATGTCATTCAAACAGCAAAACAATTACAAGCTAAAAATATTATTACGATTTATGGTCATGGTGGTGACCGCGTACAACAAACATTTGCCCAAGAAAATGTTCAATGGGTTGAACAAGCTGAACAACTTGGTACAGGCCATGCTGTACAAATGACCTTGCCCGTACTTCCTAAAGAAGGTGTTTCACTGATTTTATCAGGCGATGTGCCATGTATTAATGCTAATACGCTACAAAAATTATTAGATGCATCGACCCAAACAGGAATTGGCTTAGTTACGCTCACTGTAGATGATGCAACAGGTTATGGCCGTATTGTGCGCCAAGATGGCAAAATTCAAGCCATTGTTGAACATAAAGATGCAAATGAAGCACAACGCCAAATTAAAGAGTTCAATACAGGTATTTACTGTGTTAGCAACGCAAAACTTCATGAGTGGTTGCCTAAACTTTCAAATGAAAATGCACAGGGTGAATATTACCTAACAGACATCGTTGCAATGGCAATTGCAGATGGCTTAGAAGTTGCCTCTGTTGAACCAGAGCTTGCTTTTGAAGTTGAAGGGGTTAATGACCGCTTACAACTTGCAGCTCTAGAACGCCAGTTCCAGCAAGAACAAGTCAAAAAGCTAATGCAGCAAGGCGTAATGTTCTTTGATCCTGCACGTTTTGATTTACGTGGCTCTGTAAAAGTTGGACAAGACGTTCGTATTGACATCAATGTTATTATTGAAGGTGAATGTGAGCTTGGTGATTTTGTAGAAATCGGCGCTGGCTGTATTCTAAAGAACACCAAAATTGCAGCAGGCACTAAAGTTCAGGCCTATAGCGTTTTTGATGGCGCAGTTGTAGGTGAAAATGCTCAGATTGGACCATTTGCACGCTTGCGCCCAGGGGCTAAATTGGCAAATGAAGTGCATATTGGCAACTTTGTTGAAGTTAAAAACACATCAATTGGATTAGGTAGTAAAGCTAATCATTTCACCTATTTAGGTGATGCAGAAATTGGTGCTGAATCAAATATTGGGGCAGGTACAATTACTTGCAATTATGACGGTGCAAATAAACACAAAACCACTATTGGCGATGCAGTTTTTATCGGTTCTAATAGCTCGCTGGTTGCTCCTGTGACCATTGGGAATGGTGCAACAGTCGGTGCGGGTTCTGT
- the asd gene encoding archaetidylserine decarboxylase (Phosphatidylserine decarboxylase is synthesized as a single chain precursor. Generation of the pyruvoyl active site from a Ser is coupled to cleavage of a Gly-Ser bond between the larger (beta) and smaller (alpha chains). It is an integral membrane protein.): protein MSFTSRLKKELFIKAQNLVPQHQLSRVVGKVAASENPVVKTAVIHAFKTKYGIDLSIAEQGNALKYKSFNDFFTRALKDGVRLVDENTDSIVSPADGAISQIGKITAGEVFQAKGQSFSVEKLIGDPQLAQPFQEGEFATVYLSPRDYHRVHMPFAGTLTETLYVPGELFSVNQVTAENVPGLFARNERMVCLFDTELGRMAVVLVGAMIVAGIETVATGKVKPSGRIELQHHQLKLEKGAELGRFYLGSTAVILFEKDKIEWEQRFKAESVVVMGERMGHTV, encoded by the coding sequence GTGAGTTTCACATCTCGATTAAAAAAAGAATTATTTATTAAGGCACAAAACCTTGTACCACAGCATCAATTGAGCCGTGTGGTAGGTAAAGTTGCTGCGAGTGAAAATCCAGTTGTAAAAACTGCTGTTATTCATGCATTTAAAACCAAATATGGGATTGATTTATCGATTGCTGAACAAGGCAATGCACTGAAATATAAATCTTTTAATGACTTTTTTACTCGTGCTTTAAAAGATGGTGTGCGTCTAGTTGACGAAAATACAGATAGCATTGTGTCACCTGCTGATGGTGCTATTTCTCAGATTGGTAAAATTACTGCGGGTGAAGTATTTCAAGCAAAAGGCCAAAGCTTCTCTGTAGAGAAACTCATTGGCGATCCTCAACTTGCTCAGCCGTTTCAAGAAGGCGAGTTCGCGACAGTCTATCTATCTCCACGCGATTACCACCGTGTACATATGCCGTTTGCAGGTACATTAACTGAAACTTTGTATGTACCAGGTGAGCTATTTTCGGTCAATCAGGTGACTGCTGAAAATGTACCGGGGCTATTTGCCCGCAATGAACGCATGGTGTGTTTGTTTGATACTGAACTTGGCCGTATGGCTGTTGTGTTAGTGGGTGCAATGATTGTTGCTGGTATTGAAACTGTGGCGACAGGTAAAGTGAAACCTTCAGGTCGTATCGAATTACAGCATCATCAGTTAAAGCTAGAGAAAGGTGCTGAGCTTGGACGTTTTTATTTAGGTTCTACAGCAGTTATTTTATTTGAAAAAGATAAGATCGAATGGGAACAACGTTTTAAAGCTGAGTCTGTGGTTGTAATGGGCGAGCGCATGGGACATACAGTTTAG
- a CDS encoding rhodanese-like domain-containing protein, whose amino-acid sequence MTLPDFKLDLLIEAEELVPYLGNEYIRIVDLSRASVYEQLHIPHAIHLQPKWLVAQHEEATGILPDEAGLQALIEKLNISPNHHVVVYDDEGGAWAGRLIWNLHCLGFTRTSLINGGIHAWLGAGLPTTAEVEKVSPVADLIQIDLSHTAQFRVNYEELRQQVEQENVQLWDCRTSDEYSGVRLAARRGGHIPNALHFEWSTALNRQNHLKLHPLERTRQRLEQLGFDLQQPVVVYCQSHHRSGLAYILARLLGWEAKAYDGAWSEWGNRLDSPIITGESPS is encoded by the coding sequence ATGACACTCCCGGATTTTAAACTCGATTTATTAATTGAAGCAGAAGAATTAGTACCGTATTTAGGCAATGAATATATTCGCATTGTAGATTTGAGCCGTGCGTCTGTTTATGAGCAACTTCATATTCCACATGCCATTCACTTACAGCCTAAATGGTTAGTAGCCCAACACGAAGAAGCCACTGGCATTTTGCCAGATGAAGCGGGTTTACAAGCACTGATTGAAAAATTGAATATTTCACCTAATCATCATGTTGTGGTCTATGACGATGAGGGCGGGGCATGGGCTGGACGTTTAATCTGGAATTTGCATTGCTTAGGATTCACCCGTACCAGTTTAATTAATGGCGGTATTCATGCGTGGTTAGGAGCTGGGTTGCCAACTACAGCAGAAGTCGAAAAAGTTTCTCCTGTTGCAGACTTAATTCAAATTGATTTATCACACACTGCTCAGTTTCGTGTGAACTATGAAGAACTACGTCAACAAGTTGAACAAGAAAATGTTCAATTGTGGGATTGCCGGACGAGTGATGAATATAGTGGGGTCCGTTTAGCAGCGCGACGCGGCGGTCACATTCCAAATGCCCTCCATTTTGAATGGAGTACTGCACTTAATCGTCAAAATCATCTAAAATTGCACCCGCTTGAACGCACGCGGCAGCGCCTTGAACAACTCGGGTTCGATTTACAGCAACCTGTAGTCGTGTACTGCCAGTCACATCACCGTTCTGGTTTGGCCTATATTTTGGCTAGGCTCTTGGGCTGGGAAGCCAAAGCCTATGATGGTGCGTGGAGTGAATGGGGCAATCGCCTCGATAGTCCTATTATTACTGGAGAATCACCGTCGTGA
- the serB gene encoding phosphoserine phosphatase SerB, with amino-acid sequence MREIILISFLGPDQPNQFTRLMQVLSVHSLQILDVGQAVIHNQLTLGIVVASDNETATALAMKEILILAHDIGLTVRFKPITGAEYDQWVTEGGRTRYIVTALAPELTAAHLQAVTQIVSSQGFNIETVTRLSGRVDFEKDSAFPRRACVQFGLSSGPTLDAQAMRAACLLLSSELNIDVAVQEDNAYRRNRRLVCFDMDSTLIEQEVIDELAIEAGVGAQVAEITERAMQGELDFQQSFRARVALLKGLDAAVLPKIAERLTITEGAERLISTLKALGYKTAILSGGFQYFAEYLQGKLGIDEVHANILDVQDGFVTGEVKGAIVDGARKADLLRELANKMDISLEQAMAVGDGANDLPMLAIAGLGVAYRAKPLVRQNANQAISSVGLDGVLYLLGMHDKDLNRA; translated from the coding sequence ATGCGAGAAATCATTCTTATATCCTTTTTAGGACCAGACCAACCAAACCAGTTTACCCGATTAATGCAAGTACTATCCGTACATTCATTGCAAATACTGGATGTAGGTCAGGCTGTTATTCATAATCAACTCACATTGGGCATTGTAGTCGCTTCCGATAATGAAACTGCGACCGCATTGGCAATGAAAGAAATTCTGATTTTAGCACATGATATTGGCTTAACAGTGCGCTTTAAACCAATCACAGGCGCAGAATACGATCAATGGGTAACTGAAGGTGGTCGTACTCGTTATATCGTCACGGCTTTAGCCCCTGAACTCACTGCTGCACACTTACAAGCAGTTACACAAATTGTGTCTAGCCAAGGCTTTAACATTGAAACTGTTACCCGTTTATCGGGCCGTGTCGACTTTGAAAAGGATAGCGCATTCCCACGTCGTGCATGTGTACAGTTTGGTTTAAGTAGCGGTCCAACTTTAGATGCACAAGCTATGCGTGCAGCATGTTTACTTCTTTCAAGTGAATTAAATATTGATGTTGCTGTTCAAGAAGACAATGCTTATCGACGTAACCGTCGTTTAGTTTGTTTTGATATGGATTCAACACTCATTGAACAAGAAGTGATTGATGAGTTGGCGATTGAAGCAGGGGTAGGCGCACAAGTTGCTGAAATTACTGAAAGAGCGATGCAAGGTGAACTTGATTTTCAGCAAAGCTTCCGTGCTCGTGTTGCATTATTAAAAGGGCTCGATGCTGCTGTTTTACCTAAAATTGCAGAGCGTTTAACCATTACTGAAGGTGCAGAGCGTCTTATCTCGACCTTAAAAGCACTGGGTTATAAAACGGCAATTTTATCTGGTGGATTCCAGTATTTTGCTGAATATCTACAAGGTAAACTTGGTATTGATGAAGTTCATGCCAACATTTTAGATGTGCAAGATGGTTTTGTAACGGGTGAAGTGAAAGGTGCGATTGTTGATGGCGCCCGTAAAGCTGATCTATTACGCGAACTTGCAAATAAAATGGATATTTCTTTAGAACAAGCCATGGCAGTAGGCGATGGCGCAAACGATTTACCAATGCTTGCTATTGCAGGGCTTGGTGTAGCTTATCGTGCTAAACCTTTAGTTCGTCAAAATGCAAATCAGGCAATTTCAAGTGTTGGCTTAGATGGGGTGCTGTATTTACTTGGCATGCATGATAAAGATTTAAACCGTGCTTAA
- the aciT gene encoding ciprofloxacin tolerance protein AciT gives MVTANFAAIAGFSLIAVALVAVFFSPYRRWLGFMLAGMFFWGLLEVVRFGVQVTFEMPVTYSYLTALSLAMVMVTFVLLREDKQAQKALANRQYIEHTPVYEDDQQQCSSR, from the coding sequence ATGGTAACAGCGAATTTTGCCGCTATCGCCGGATTCAGCTTGATCGCTGTCGCGCTTGTTGCTGTTTTCTTTTCTCCTTACCGTCGTTGGCTTGGTTTTATGCTTGCAGGGATGTTCTTTTGGGGGCTATTGGAAGTGGTCCGTTTTGGAGTTCAAGTCACTTTTGAAATGCCAGTCACATATAGTTATTTAACTGCACTAAGTCTAGCGATGGTAATGGTTACATTTGTTTTGTTACGTGAGGATAAACAGGCACAAAAGGCTTTGGCAAATCGCCAATATATAGAACACACGCCAGTATATGAAGATGATCAGCAGCAATGTTCTAGCCGATAA
- the nusB gene encoding transcription antitermination factor NusB produces the protein MSQTLQAAYAAKRKARRFAVQGIYEWQMSHNPVHEIEARTRAENAMHKVDLNYYHELLTQVIALRDELDALLIPVLDRELDALDGVELATLRLGAYELRDHLEVPYRVVLDEAIELAKHFGGADSHKYINGVLDRLSSTLRSAEKQQAN, from the coding sequence ATGTCTCAAACACTGCAAGCCGCTTATGCAGCAAAACGCAAAGCACGTCGTTTTGCTGTACAAGGTATTTATGAGTGGCAAATGAGTCACAATCCTGTACATGAAATCGAAGCACGTACTCGTGCTGAAAATGCCATGCACAAGGTAGACTTAAATTACTATCACGAACTATTAACGCAAGTGATTGCACTACGCGACGAACTTGATGCATTACTCATTCCGGTACTTGACCGTGAACTTGATGCACTTGATGGTGTAGAGCTCGCAACCTTACGTTTAGGTGCTTATGAGTTACGTGATCATTTAGAAGTACCTTATCGTGTAGTTCTTGATGAAGCCATTGAACTCGCCAAACACTTTGGTGGAGCAGATAGCCATAAATACATTAATGGCGTTTTAGATCGTTTAAGTTCAACACTACGTAGTGCTGAAAAACAACAAGCAAACTAA
- the ribE gene encoding 6,7-dimethyl-8-ribityllumazine synthase, which translates to MAIRRIEGLLHLASEGRYAILVGRFNSFVVEHLLDGAIDTLKRHGVNEDNITVIHAPGAWELPIVAKKLATSNQFDAIIALGAVIRGSTPHFDFVAGECAKGLGVVALESSLPVINGVLTTDSIEQAIERSGTKAGNKGSEAALTAIEMVNLLKAI; encoded by the coding sequence ATGGCAATTCGCCGTATTGAAGGTTTATTACATCTCGCAAGCGAAGGACGTTATGCGATTTTAGTGGGTCGTTTCAACAGTTTTGTTGTTGAACACTTATTGGATGGTGCAATCGACACATTAAAACGTCATGGTGTAAATGAAGATAACATTACTGTTATTCATGCTCCTGGCGCATGGGAACTCCCGATTGTTGCTAAAAAATTAGCTACATCAAATCAATTTGATGCAATCATCGCACTTGGTGCAGTTATTCGTGGTAGCACACCACACTTTGACTTCGTTGCTGGTGAATGTGCAAAAGGTTTAGGTGTAGTCGCGTTAGAAAGCAGCTTGCCTGTCATCAATGGTGTATTAACTACTGATAGCATCGAGCAAGCCATCGAACGTTCAGGTACAAAAGCAGGAAACAAAGGTAGCGAAGCTGCTTTAACTGCAATTGAAATGGTTAATTTATTAAAGGCAATTTAA
- a CDS encoding phosphatidylglycerophosphatase A, which translates to MDTNTLHKPPIHFKDMSWFNRCIVFCGVGFGSGLAPKAPGTFGSAFALLFVPIWLSLGFNLSLIAMIIMSLVGIYICGQTAKVIDVHDDGRIVWDEFAGQSITFLPLIYLQQMNWMWVIVGFILFRIFDVWKPWPIRVIDRQVHGGFGIMLDDIIAGVWAALCTLIIIHLT; encoded by the coding sequence ATGGATACCAACACTTTGCATAAGCCGCCGATTCATTTTAAAGACATGTCTTGGTTCAACCGCTGCATCGTTTTCTGTGGAGTTGGTTTCGGATCTGGTCTCGCACCTAAAGCCCCTGGTACCTTTGGCTCTGCCTTTGCCCTACTCTTCGTTCCGATCTGGTTATCGCTTGGATTTAACTTAAGCTTAATCGCGATGATTATCATGTCCTTGGTCGGAATTTATATTTGTGGGCAAACGGCAAAAGTCATAGATGTACACGATGATGGTCGAATTGTGTGGGATGAATTTGCAGGGCAATCTATTACCTTTCTTCCTCTCATTTATTTACAACAAATGAACTGGATGTGGGTGATCGTCGGCTTCATATTATTTCGAATTTTCGATGTTTGGAAACCTTGGCCTATACGTGTTATTGATCGTCAAGTGCATGGTGGTTTTGGTATCATGCTTGACGATATTATTGCCGGTGTATGGGCTGCTCTTTGTACACTAATTATTATCCATTTGACTTAA
- the thiL gene encoding thiamine-phosphate kinase — protein sequence MAEFSIIDQYFNRQSYTDVTLGIGDDSALITPPQNQQLVICADTLVAGRHFPLNTSAHAIGWKSVAVNLSDIAAMGAKPHSILLALSLPTIDHEWLEGFSQGIYDCCNQFGVALIGGDTTQGPHLTITVTAMGWIEAGQAVLRSGAKVGDYVCVSGQVGDAAYGLQHLGHPLQKRLDYPTPRCQLGQQLKGLASSMIDISDGLAQDLGHILKASHVGARLFLEKLPIDSTLEKLPEQQRWQYALAGGDDYELCFTITPQNYEKLLQKQLDIKITMIGQIVEQTQLTFEHLGSDYPLQIHGYQHFA from the coding sequence ATGGCTGAGTTTTCTATTATTGACCAATACTTTAACAGACAATCTTATACAGATGTCACCTTAGGTATTGGAGATGACTCAGCCTTAATCACCCCTCCCCAAAATCAACAATTGGTGATCTGTGCAGATACACTAGTTGCTGGTCGTCACTTTCCTCTGAATACCTCTGCGCATGCAATTGGCTGGAAAAGTGTGGCTGTAAATCTTTCAGATATTGCTGCCATGGGTGCTAAACCCCATAGTATTTTACTTGCGTTAAGCCTACCTACCATTGACCATGAATGGCTCGAAGGATTCAGTCAAGGCATCTATGACTGCTGTAATCAATTTGGTGTTGCTCTCATTGGTGGAGATACAACCCAAGGTCCACATCTGACTATTACGGTTACGGCAATGGGCTGGATTGAAGCTGGACAAGCTGTGTTACGTTCAGGTGCAAAAGTCGGTGACTATGTTTGTGTAAGTGGTCAAGTTGGGGATGCAGCTTATGGTTTACAACACCTAGGTCATCCATTACAAAAAAGACTAGACTACCCCACACCACGTTGTCAGCTTGGACAACAGTTGAAGGGCCTTGCTTCTAGCATGATTGATATTTCTGATGGATTAGCCCAAGATTTAGGCCATATTTTAAAAGCCTCGCATGTCGGTGCTCGATTATTTTTAGAAAAGTTACCGATTGATTCAACGCTAGAAAAACTACCAGAACAGCAGCGCTGGCAATATGCACTAGCTGGTGGTGATGACTACGAATTATGTTTTACAATAACACCGCAAAATTATGAAAAACTTTTGCAAAAACAACTAGACATTAAGATTACAATGATCGGACAGATCGTTGAGCAAACTCAACTAACTTTTGAGCATTTGGGTTCGGATTACCCATTGCAAATTCATGGATACCAACACTTTGCATAA
- a CDS encoding SCP-2 sterol transfer family protein: MKLSSIPVVKLPLVDVSTDPLDLLVAGLVLRMKQLARTSPKFIELIHDRAFRIQIGTDLGVARQIIINNGQIDTVAGAAEKADFILQFADSEQGVKTLIKGDPTAFMTGMQNGSIKMEGDFSLLVWFNQVARLIPPKLPKPVKEKVRQARAFIKEKTGR; the protein is encoded by the coding sequence ATGAAACTTTCTTCTATACCTGTAGTTAAATTACCTCTCGTTGATGTCAGTACAGACCCGTTAGATTTATTGGTAGCAGGTTTAGTGCTGCGTATGAAGCAATTGGCACGTACTAGCCCTAAGTTTATTGAATTGATTCATGACCGCGCGTTCCGTATTCAGATTGGTACGGATTTAGGTGTTGCACGTCAGATCATTATTAATAATGGACAGATTGATACTGTTGCAGGTGCAGCTGAAAAAGCTGACTTTATCTTGCAGTTTGCAGATAGTGAGCAGGGTGTAAAAACTTTGATTAAAGGTGACCCAACAGCATTTATGACAGGCATGCAAAACGGCAGTATTAAAATGGAAGGAGACTTCAGCCTACTCGTTTGGTTTAACCAAGTGGCTAGACTTATTCCACCTAAGTTGCCAAAACCAGTTAAAGAGAAAGTACGTCAAGCACGTGCTTTTATTAAAGAGAAAACTGGTCGTTAA
- the pncB gene encoding nicotinate phosphoribosyltransferase: MSPIIHSLLDTDLYKFTMLQVVLHKFPQTHSVYHFRCRNLEDTVYPLVDILDDLNEQLDYLCSLKYKEDELQYLRKLRFIKSDFVDYLELFQLKRRFIQASIDAEGRLDIHIEGPMVQAMMFEIFVLAIVNELYFSRIKTDEVWAEGERRLKAKLELIQEYEKTQKPNDPPFLVSDFGTRRRYSFVWQKHVVAAFHKTVPNVFRGTSNVLLAKELNITPIGTMAHEFLQAFQALDVRLRDFQKAALETWVQEYRGDLGIALTDVVGMDAFLRDFDLYFAKLFDGLRHDSGDPYEWGDKAYAHYRKLKIDTKTKMLTFSDGLNLPKAWELHQYFKDRFQVSFGIGTNLTNDMGQKPLNIVLKLVECNGQSVAKISDSPGKTMTDNDTFLAYLRQVFEIEELEEVV; encoded by the coding sequence ATGTCTCCAATTATCCATTCTTTACTAGATACAGACTTGTACAAATTTACGATGTTACAAGTGGTTTTGCATAAATTCCCGCAAACCCATAGTGTCTATCATTTCCGCTGTAGAAATTTAGAAGACACAGTCTACCCACTAGTAGATATTCTGGATGATTTAAACGAGCAACTCGACTACTTATGTAGCCTTAAATATAAAGAAGACGAGCTTCAATATTTGCGTAAATTACGCTTTATAAAAAGTGACTTTGTTGATTATTTAGAACTATTTCAGCTGAAGCGACGCTTTATTCAGGCAAGCATCGATGCCGAAGGCCGTTTGGATATTCATATTGAAGGTCCGATGGTTCAAGCCATGATGTTTGAAATTTTTGTATTGGCAATTGTAAATGAACTTTATTTTAGCCGTATCAAAACCGATGAAGTATGGGCTGAAGGTGAACGCCGTTTAAAAGCCAAGCTTGAATTGATTCAGGAATATGAAAAAACACAAAAACCGAATGACCCGCCATTCTTAGTTTCTGATTTTGGTACACGTCGCCGTTATAGCTTCGTATGGCAAAAACATGTGGTGGCAGCCTTTCATAAAACAGTACCAAATGTGTTCCGTGGTACAAGTAATGTCTTGCTTGCAAAAGAGTTAAATATTACCCCAATCGGTACGATGGCTCATGAATTCCTACAGGCTTTTCAGGCACTTGATGTACGACTGCGTGATTTTCAAAAAGCTGCTTTAGAAACATGGGTACAAGAGTATCGTGGCGATTTAGGAATTGCCCTAACTGACGTCGTTGGTATGGATGCTTTCCTCAGAGATTTTGACTTGTATTTTGCGAAACTCTTTGATGGTTTACGTCATGACAGCGGTGACCCCTATGAATGGGGCGATAAGGCCTATGCGCATTATCGTAAATTAAAAATTGATACCAAAACCAAGATGCTGACTTTTAGCGATGGTCTTAATTTGCCAAAAGCATGGGAATTACATCAATACTTCAAAGATCGTTTTCAGGTAAGTTTCGGTATTGGAACTAATTTGACCAATGACATGGGCCAAAAGCCGCTCAATATTGTGTTAAAACTAGTCGAATGTAATGGTCAGTCGGTTGCGAAAATCTCTGATAGTCCCGGTAAAACTATGACTGATAACGATACTTTCTTGGCCTATTTACGTCAGGTTTTTGAAATAGAAGAACTTGAAGAAGTGGTTTAA
- the dtd gene encoding D-aminoacyl-tRNA deacylase: MRALIQRVLEAKVVVDGKTTGEIQHGLLVFLGIGRDDTLAIGQKLIDKILKYRIFDDEQGKMGWNVSQAHGGILLVSQFTLMAQTQKGLRPDFGPAMPPADAKALYEQLVEYTHSQFEKVQTGIFAADMKVHLINDGPVTFNLEVEA, from the coding sequence ATGCGCGCTTTAATACAACGAGTTCTTGAAGCCAAAGTGGTGGTTGACGGTAAGACTACTGGTGAAATCCAACACGGACTACTGGTTTTTTTAGGCATCGGCCGTGATGACACTTTAGCAATTGGCCAAAAGCTTATTGATAAGATTTTGAAATATCGTATCTTTGATGACGAACAAGGCAAAATGGGCTGGAATGTCTCTCAAGCACATGGTGGAATCCTGCTTGTTTCACAATTTACCCTGATGGCTCAAACGCAAAAAGGTTTACGTCCAGATTTTGGTCCAGCTATGCCACCAGCAGATGCCAAAGCGTTATATGAGCAGCTGGTTGAATATACCCATTCACAATTTGAAAAAGTTCAAACCGGTATTTTTGCAGCCGATATGAAGGTTCATCTCATTAATGATGGCCCTGTGACGTTCAATCTAGAAGTCGAAGCGTAG
- the ribBA gene encoding bifunctional 3,4-dihydroxy-2-butanone-4-phosphate synthase/GTP cyclohydrolase II translates to MPLSRVEDLVADIRAGKMVILMDDEDRENEGDLVIAATHVRPEDINFMITHARGLVCLTLSRERCKQLNLPLMVDQNGAQHSTNFTLSIEAAEGITTGISAAERAHTIQAAVAAHAKPSDIVQPGHIFPLMAQPGGVLHRAGHTEAGCDLTRLAGLEPASVICEIINEDGTMARRADLEIFAEKHGLKIGTIADLIHYRMTNEQTVERLDQKTIQTEYGSFELYRYREIGNPDIHLALVKGEPKEGVTTVRVHGFSPIRDLLKLNKADGEPAWNLDRALQTIAASDRGVLVWIGQDHLQDLGPALDDLNKPKPVKSNAALSHQYQTIGVGAQILRDLGVEKMKLLSSPLRFNALSGFNLEVVEYITADQITTK, encoded by the coding sequence ATGCCGCTGAGTCGTGTTGAAGATCTTGTCGCCGATATTCGTGCAGGCAAAATGGTTATCTTGATGGATGACGAAGATCGCGAAAATGAAGGTGATCTTGTCATTGCAGCAACGCATGTTCGTCCTGAAGATATTAACTTCATGATTACCCATGCACGTGGTCTAGTTTGCTTAACGTTAAGCCGTGAGCGCTGTAAGCAGTTAAACCTTCCGTTGATGGTTGACCAAAACGGTGCTCAGCATAGTACAAACTTTACCTTATCAATCGAAGCCGCTGAAGGTATTACGACTGGTATTTCAGCAGCAGAGCGTGCACATACAATTCAAGCTGCTGTCGCAGCGCATGCAAAGCCAAGTGATATTGTACAGCCGGGCCATATTTTCCCGTTAATGGCACAACCAGGTGGAGTTCTACATCGTGCGGGTCATACCGAAGCGGGCTGTGATTTAACACGCTTAGCAGGTCTTGAACCAGCGTCTGTCATTTGTGAAATCATCAATGAAGATGGCACAATGGCACGCCGTGCAGATTTAGAAATTTTTGCCGAGAAGCATGGCTTAAAAATTGGTACAATTGCGGACTTGATTCACTACCGCATGACCAATGAGCAAACGGTTGAACGTCTGGATCAAAAAACCATTCAAACAGAATATGGTTCATTTGAACTCTATCGTTATCGTGAGATTGGTAACCCGGACATCCATTTGGCTTTAGTCAAAGGCGAGCCAAAAGAAGGTGTTACAACAGTACGTGTACATGGTTTCAGTCCAATTCGCGATTTACTTAAGCTAAATAAAGCTGATGGTGAACCTGCGTGGAATCTAGACCGTGCACTACAGACAATTGCAGCGAGTGATCGCGGTGTTTTAGTCTGGATCGGGCAAGATCATTTGCAAGACTTGGGACCAGCGCTGGATGATTTAAATAAGCCGAAACCGGTGAAATCCAATGCAGCACTTTCACATCAATATCAAACCATTGGTGTAGGCGCTCAAATTTTGCGTGACTTAGGTGTTGAAAAAATGAAGCTTCTTAGCTCACCATTACGTTTCAATGCTTTATCTGGCTTTAATTTAGAAGTAGTGGAATATATCACTGCTGATCAAATCACAACGAAATAA